The following coding sequences are from one Ornithodoros turicata isolate Travis chromosome 1, ASM3712646v1, whole genome shotgun sequence window:
- the LOC135385361 gene encoding uncharacterized protein LOC135385361 produces MVKPELGLPACANNRNTALQRLLSQLRRFRFDPELLSQYDKVIREYFDEGHAEKVMGITSRQINVYYMPHHAVVRQEAVTTKLRVVFDASSHLPGQQSLNTLLMKGPKLNADLLHLLLQFRCISTVLTADIRKAYLQITIRPEDRDFLRFLWVKDVRQASNDSNLELI; encoded by the coding sequence ATGGTTAAACCAGAACTAGGGCTCCCTGCTTGCGCCAATAACAGGAATACGGCTCTACAGCGCCTCCTCTCGCAATTACGTCGGTTTCGTTTCGACCCAGAATTGCTGTCTCAGTATGACAAGGTCATACGTGAGTATTTTGACGAAGGTCATGCTGAAAAGGTAATGGGGATCACCAGCCGCCAAATAAACGTTTATTACATGCCCCATCACGCGGTTGTGCGACAAGAGGCGGTCACCACGAAACTCCGCGTTGTATTTGATGCGTCGTCCCACTTGCCAGGTCAGCAATCGTTGAACACTCTCCTGATGAAAGGGCCGAAGCTAAACGCAGATCTGCTACATCTTCTGTTGCAGTTCCGCTGCATCTCCACGGTTTTAACCGCCGACATCAGGAAGGCATACCTGCAAATCACCATTCGCCCCGAAGACAGAGATTTCCTTCGCTTTCTGTGGGTAAAGGATGTACGGCAGGCATCCAACGACAGCAATCTCGAACTTATCTAG
- the LOC135385373 gene encoding uncharacterized protein LOC135385373 produces the protein MTRVPFGATSSPFLLAATLQHHFEAVCSDYPNTVSRLRTGFYVDDLVVVCTSYIDALQVYQETVEILKSAGMDIRKWTSNSPVLRERFLMDGTSYDNASDGDPIVKILGLHWDRSTDGLLLKTTRAADFAVAHPATKRTVLKAFSLVYDPLGYIAPVIISARILFQDLWRNGLSWDQPVSESDNAIWEKWKVNLGELNLLRLPRCALPEDNSPVDVHCFADASPKAYGTAIHLRSLSPNGSLLVHLLIARARLAPLKQVSLPRLELLACLLATRLYRHVSALKTLSQVPVHFWTDSTIALQWIHGSGSKTQQFVQSRITEILSSSRADQ, from the coding sequence ATGACTAGAGTCCCTTTCGGAGCTACTTCGAGTCCATTTCTGCTAGCAGCAACGCTGCAACACCACTTTGAGGCAGTTTGCTCAGATTATCCCAACACCGTATCCCGCCTCCGGACGGGGTTTTATGTCGACGATCTGGTCGTCGTCTGCACGTCATACATTGATGCGTTGCAGGTATACCAAGAAACGGTAGAAATACTGAAATCCGCTGGAATGGATATTCGAAAGTGGACCTCAAACTCTCCGGTTCTGCGGGAGAGATTTCTCATGGACGGCACGTCCTATGACAACGCCTCCGACGGCGACCCCATCGTCAAGATTCTCGGCCTACATTGGGATCGCAGCACGGACGGTCTTCTTCTCAAAACGACTCGAGCAGCAGACTTCGCCGTCGCACACCCTGCCACGAAGCGCACTGTCCTGAAAGCATTTTCACTTGTGTATGACCCCTTGGGGTACATCGCACCTGTCATTATATCTGCGAGAATTCTGTTTCAAGACCTGTGGCGCAATGGCCTATCGTGGGACCAACCAGTTAGCGAATCAGACAACGCAATCTGGGAGAAGTGGAAGGTCAACCTGGGAGAATTGAACCTGCTCAGACTCCCGCGCTGCGCTCTCCCTGAAGATAACTCACCCGTCGATGTGCACTGTTTCGCAGATGCCAGTCCGAAAGCCTATGGCACTGCCATACACTTGCGGAGTCTTTCTCCCAACGGCTCTCTTCTGGTCCATTTGCTCATAGCACGGGCTCGTCTGGCACCGTTAAAACAGGTGTCGTTGCCTCGTCTCGAGCTCCTCGCCTGCCTCTTAGCTACACGTCTCTACCGTCACGTTTCCGCGCTGAAGACTCTCAGTCAAGTGCCAGTACATTTTTGGACAGATTCCACCATCGCTCTTCAGTGGATTCATGGATCTGGCAGCAAAACCCAGCAATTTGTTCAGTCTCGAATAACCGAAATCTTGTCTTCATCGCGCGCTGATCAATAG